AAAAACAAAAACCGGGCGCTTAAATTTTCGGGAAACTTCATCAGCGACCAAACCGTTAATCCCCGGCTGAGGCCAATTGAATTTATTTTCGGCAAAAAACACTTCTGGTAAAATTTTATCGGCGGCTGACTCGGCAAAATTTTCTTTTAAAATTTTTCCGATGATTTTTTGAGCTTTTTGATAGTCAATTTCTATTTCGTTAACCAAATTTTTAATCTCTTTTTTGTCCTTACTGCTCATCAATTTAAAAAAATTATTTTCTTCATCAATTCCTTTGGGAAAATTGATCCGGCCAATCAAATGCTCAAAATTATCAGGGGTTAATTTTTTTATCCTGATTTTTTTAACCAAAACGCGAAGAGCCGGCCGATAGCCCTCAATTATCCTTTCTATGCCTTGAGAAATTATTTTCTTGTTAGCGGCGGTTAAAATAATTTTGTCGGCGACCGTGGCGATGGCGACCAAATCAAAAAATTTCTCAATTTCTTTCTTCGGTCTTTTTTCTTGCCGGTATAAATTTTTAACAAATTCCAAAACAACTCCCGCCGCCGCCCTGCGGCCGTTGGAGTAATTAATAATAATGCCATTAGGCAAAACCTTGAGCGGAGTGTGATGATCAAGCACAATAAAATCAATTCCTTTTTCGCGGGCAAATTTTACTTCTTCAATCGCTGAAATGCCGAAATCAACGGAAATAATGAGCGAAATCCCCTCTATGGCGAATCTTTCAATATCTACTTTGCCCCGGTTATAAATACCTTTTCGGCCGGAAAGTGAAATCAAAAAATTTTCAAAACCCAAATCTTTCAGCGCTTCATAGATAATTAAAGTGCCGGAAATTCCATCAGCATCATAATCGCCCCAGAGGGCGATTTTTTCATTTCTTTTTTTGGCCAATTCCAAGCGTTTAATCGCTTTCGGGATATTTTTTTTATTCAGGTCAATCATTAATTGTTTTTTAAAGCTTCTATTCCCGGTAATTTTTCCCCGGCCAGATAT
Above is a genomic segment from bacterium containing:
- a CDS encoding DHHA1 domain-containing protein encodes the protein MIDLNKKNIPKAIKRLELAKKRNEKIALWGDYDADGISGTLIIYEALKDLGFENFLISLSGRKGIYNRGKVDIERFAIEGISLIISVDFGISAIEEVKFAREKGIDFIVLDHHTPLKVLPNGIIINYSNGRRAAAGVVLEFVKNLYRQEKRPKKEIEKFFDLVAIATVADKIILTAANKKIISQGIERIIEGYRPALRVLVKKIRIKKLTPDNFEHLIGRINFPKGIDEENNFFKLMSSKDKKEIKNLVNEIEIDYQKAQKIIGKILKENFAESAADKILPEVFFAENKFNWPQPGINGLVADEVSRKFKRPVFVFNHSGDKIKASGRAPKGLNLVKALRTCSADLFCNFGGHPRAAGFKAPVENLEKIKECLENYYKSGKHK